A genomic region of Kribbella sp. NBC_00382 contains the following coding sequences:
- a CDS encoding polysaccharide deacetylase family protein, whose amino-acid sequence MTVHWGIRIAALAAVASVVLAGCGDTPATPGTAAGTPTLGDPVRTTTPTPPTTPTTGASTPPKPSSPSQQPSGPTSSPPSTTARPGESHQTNLMPVIQHGPRGKKWVALTFDADLTALMRKRLQHGKVKSYYNEALITKLRHDHVPATLFLTGMWMEQYPDRVRELAADPLFELGTHTYDHKGFTKHCYTLGTVPKADMLQDVRQAISLLDQLDSHATRWFRFPGGCYDSTALHELGPAGVTAVGLDVPGADGFAKSPKPIVRQVLTHVQNGSIVVLHMHGGDNAPYTDEAITPIIAGLRHRGFRFVTVTQLMNG is encoded by the coding sequence GTGACTGTTCACTGGGGGATCAGGATCGCCGCGCTCGCCGCGGTCGCGTCCGTAGTACTGGCCGGCTGTGGCGACACCCCGGCCACACCAGGAACAGCAGCCGGTACGCCGACGCTCGGCGACCCAGTCCGGACGACGACACCAACACCGCCCACCACCCCGACCACCGGCGCGAGCACCCCGCCAAAGCCGAGCAGCCCGAGCCAACAGCCCAGCGGACCAACCAGTAGCCCGCCGAGCACCACAGCGCGGCCAGGTGAGTCGCACCAGACCAACCTGATGCCGGTGATCCAGCACGGGCCGCGGGGCAAGAAGTGGGTCGCGCTGACCTTCGACGCCGACCTCACCGCCCTCATGCGCAAGCGCCTCCAGCACGGCAAGGTCAAGTCGTACTACAACGAAGCCCTGATCACGAAGCTGCGCCACGACCACGTCCCGGCCACCCTGTTCCTCACCGGCATGTGGATGGAGCAGTACCCCGACCGTGTCCGCGAACTGGCCGCCGACCCGCTCTTCGAGCTAGGCACGCACACCTACGACCACAAGGGCTTCACCAAGCACTGCTACACCCTCGGCACGGTCCCCAAGGCAGACATGCTGCAAGACGTCCGCCAGGCCATAAGCCTGCTCGACCAGCTCGACAGCCACGCCACCAGGTGGTTCCGCTTCCCCGGCGGCTGCTACGACAGCACAGCCTTGCATGAGCTAGGCCCTGCCGGCGTCACCGCGGTAGGCCTCGACGTACCCGGCGCCGACGGCTTCGCCAAGTCCCCGAAGCCGATCGTCAGGCAGGTGCTCACCCACGTCCAGAACGGCTCCATCGTCGTCCTCCACATGCACGGCGGCGACAACGCGCCGTACACGGACGAGGCGATCACCCCGATCATCGCCGGGCTGCGGCACCGCGGCTTCCGCTTCGTCACGGTGACCCAACTGATGAACGGCTGA
- a CDS encoding GNAT family N-acetyltransferase, which yields MLFGSKLTEGAELRALEPWQAAEFLAHIDKARVNIEPYVSFVDVVVDEQGAREFLQRYADRQAGDSGRLYGIWLDGELVGGLLFRTFEPRTGCCEIGAWLSAEAEGRGLITRAVQQLIDYAIGVRGMNRVEWRCFTTNTRSVAVAKRLGMTHEGTLRQDFPYRGQVHDSEVWAMIRDDWEHRTWA from the coding sequence ATGTTGTTCGGGTCGAAGCTCACCGAGGGCGCCGAACTGAGGGCGCTCGAGCCGTGGCAGGCTGCCGAGTTTCTCGCGCATATCGACAAGGCGAGGGTCAATATCGAGCCGTATGTCTCCTTCGTCGATGTGGTCGTCGACGAGCAGGGTGCGCGTGAGTTTCTGCAGCGGTACGCCGATCGGCAGGCCGGCGACAGCGGGCGGCTTTACGGGATCTGGTTGGACGGCGAGCTGGTCGGCGGGCTGCTGTTCCGGACCTTCGAGCCGCGGACGGGGTGCTGCGAGATCGGGGCCTGGCTCTCCGCCGAGGCCGAGGGGCGCGGCCTGATCACCCGGGCGGTCCAGCAGTTGATCGACTACGCGATCGGTGTCCGCGGCATGAATCGGGTCGAGTGGCGCTGCTTCACCACCAACACCCGCAGCGTGGCGGTCGCCAAGCGGCTCGGGATGACGCACGAGGGCACCCTGCGGCAGGACTTCCCGTACCGCGGCCAGGTCCACGACAGTGAGGTCTGGGCGATGATCCGCGACGACTGGGAGCACCGCACCTGGGCGTGA
- a CDS encoding NAD-dependent succinate-semialdehyde dehydrogenase, with amino-acid sequence MSREQEVVEACPTELFIAGKWRPAEGGKTLAVEDPATGTRLCQVADASPADGLAALDSAVAAQAEWAATAPRERGEILRRTYELMTERADDLALLMTLEMGKPVAESKGEIAYAAEFFRWFAEEAVRIDGGYQVAPNGKGRLLVMRQPVGPCLLITPWNFPAAMGARKIGPAVAAGCTMVIKPASQTPLSMLKLAELMTEAGLPAGVLNVVTTQDSGGVMEPLIRDGRARKLSFTGSTPVGVKLIEQAAEKVLKTSMELGGNAPFLVFEDADLDKAVDGAMLAKMRNGGEACTAANRIYVQSSVMQAFAAKLTERMSALKVGRGTEDGVDLGPLIDAKQRDKVKDLVDNAVAQGAEVLTGATIAEGNGYFYPPTVLAGVPKSARLQKEEIFGPVAPLTAFETEDEAVAMANDTDFGLVSYLFTNDISRALRVSERLETGMIGLNQGIVSNPAAPFGGVKQSGLGREGGTVGIDEYLEIKYVAVAVD; translated from the coding sequence ATGTCGCGGGAGCAGGAAGTCGTCGAGGCTTGTCCGACCGAACTCTTCATCGCAGGCAAGTGGCGACCGGCCGAGGGCGGCAAGACCCTCGCGGTAGAAGACCCAGCCACCGGTACGAGGCTGTGCCAGGTCGCCGACGCAAGTCCTGCCGACGGACTGGCCGCCCTGGACTCCGCCGTCGCGGCCCAGGCCGAATGGGCTGCCACGGCCCCCCGGGAGCGCGGCGAGATCCTCCGACGCACGTATGAGCTGATGACCGAACGGGCCGACGACCTGGCCCTGCTGATGACGCTCGAGATGGGCAAGCCGGTCGCGGAGTCCAAGGGCGAGATCGCGTACGCCGCCGAATTCTTCCGCTGGTTCGCCGAGGAAGCGGTCCGGATCGACGGCGGCTACCAGGTCGCCCCGAACGGCAAGGGCCGGCTGCTGGTGATGCGCCAGCCGGTCGGACCCTGCCTGCTCATCACGCCATGGAACTTCCCAGCCGCGATGGGTGCTCGCAAGATCGGCCCAGCCGTCGCCGCCGGCTGCACGATGGTGATCAAGCCGGCCTCGCAGACGCCGCTGTCGATGCTCAAGCTGGCCGAGCTGATGACCGAGGCGGGTCTGCCGGCGGGAGTACTCAACGTCGTCACCACCCAAGACTCGGGCGGCGTGATGGAGCCGCTGATCCGCGACGGCCGAGCTCGCAAGCTGTCCTTCACCGGCTCGACCCCGGTCGGGGTGAAGCTCATCGAGCAGGCCGCCGAGAAGGTCCTCAAGACCAGCATGGAGCTCGGCGGCAACGCGCCCTTCCTGGTCTTCGAGGACGCCGACCTGGACAAGGCCGTCGACGGCGCGATGCTGGCCAAGATGCGCAACGGCGGCGAGGCCTGCACGGCGGCCAACCGGATCTATGTGCAGTCGTCCGTGATGCAAGCGTTCGCCGCCAAGCTGACCGAGCGGATGTCCGCGCTGAAGGTCGGCCGCGGTACCGAGGACGGGGTGGACCTCGGCCCGCTGATCGACGCCAAGCAGCGGGACAAGGTGAAGGACCTGGTCGACAACGCGGTGGCCCAGGGTGCCGAGGTGCTGACCGGCGCGACGATTGCCGAGGGCAACGGTTACTTCTACCCGCCGACCGTGCTGGCCGGCGTACCGAAGTCCGCCCGGCTGCAGAAGGAGGAGATCTTCGGCCCGGTCGCCCCGCTGACTGCCTTCGAGACGGAGGACGAGGCGGTCGCGATGGCCAACGACACCGACTTCGGCCTGGTCTCGTACCTGTTCACCAACGACATCAGCCGCGCGCTGCGGGTCAGCGAACGGCTCGAGACCGGCATGATCGGCCTCAACCAGGGCATCGTCTCCAACCCGGCGGCACCGTTCGGCGGCGTCAAGCAGTCCGGCCTCGGCCGTGAGGGCGGCACCGTCGGCATCGACGAGTACCTGGAGATCAAGTACGTCGCGGTCGCCGTGGACTGA
- a CDS encoding glycoside hydrolase family 2 protein has product MTSTLRTVLLTTAGGAAWTVQATEGPVPEGSSALLAAPVAATVPGEVYSDLLAAGVIPDPFDGDNEGKLHWIGKTDWSYRTEFDWEPDEHAVQEIVAEGLDTAARVVLNGIEIGQTCNQHRSYRFAVTGLLIAGRNELIVEFASPVATANRLREESGMWPHTNLHPYNAIRKMASNFGWDWGIDVATAGIWRPLRIESWTGIRIDSVRPLAGLDGDRGVLDSKVSLAWSEGATDDATVTVEVGGTTTEMTVAAGTQEVGVTSTIDAVDRWWPRGHGEQPLYDVTISVAAGNHSDERQTRVGFRTVTMNVAPDKDGGPFILSVNDKPIYIHGANWIPDDALFTRQTRETYARSIQDAVDANMNLLRVWGGGLYESEDFYDICDEEGVLVWQDFLFACAAYSEDEPLWSEVEAEAREAVTRLSSHASLALWNGNNENIWGYVEWGWRKPLAGRAWGEGYYMDLLPRIVAELDPRTPYSAGSPFSYDRYIHPNDERNGTMHIWDVWNQVDYSTYRKYKPRFVSEFGFQGPPAWSTLTSVVHDEPLDPYGEQMLVHQKAFEGNLKLEKGLGDHLPMWKTMDDWHWTTQLNQARAIAYGIEHFRSLFPLNTGAIVWQLNDNWPVVSWAAVDGLGVRKPLWHTLKRVYADRLLSVQPREDGLVVAAHNDTDVAWSTEVTVARRSTAKGGEVLASETFVLEVGARDGVINSLPESVATAGDAAGEYIEVRAAGGGTAYWYFVEDTQLQVVGDAYTSEVTATRDGYDVTVTAIALAKDLALFPDRLEKDAKVDSCLITLSAGESHTFHVTNASAPVTPIGKPVLRSANDLIAE; this is encoded by the coding sequence GTGACATCGACGCTCAGGACTGTTTTGCTGACCACCGCGGGTGGCGCGGCGTGGACCGTGCAGGCGACGGAGGGGCCGGTACCGGAGGGGAGCAGTGCGTTGCTCGCGGCGCCGGTGGCGGCGACTGTTCCCGGGGAGGTCTACAGCGATCTGCTGGCGGCCGGGGTGATTCCGGATCCGTTCGACGGGGACAACGAGGGCAAGCTGCACTGGATCGGGAAGACCGATTGGAGCTACCGGACGGAGTTCGACTGGGAGCCGGACGAGCACGCCGTTCAGGAGATCGTCGCGGAAGGTCTCGACACGGCAGCGCGGGTCGTACTCAACGGCATCGAGATCGGGCAGACCTGCAACCAGCACCGTTCGTACCGATTCGCAGTGACCGGTCTACTGATTGCCGGACGCAACGAGCTGATCGTCGAGTTCGCGTCACCCGTTGCCACCGCCAACCGGTTGCGCGAAGAGTCGGGAATGTGGCCGCACACGAACCTCCATCCCTACAACGCGATCCGCAAGATGGCGAGCAACTTCGGCTGGGACTGGGGCATCGACGTCGCGACGGCCGGGATCTGGCGGCCGCTCCGGATCGAGTCTTGGACCGGCATCCGGATCGACTCGGTCCGGCCGCTCGCCGGGCTTGACGGCGACCGCGGCGTCCTGGACAGCAAAGTCTCCCTGGCATGGTCGGAAGGCGCGACCGATGACGCGACCGTCACCGTCGAGGTCGGCGGTACCACCACCGAGATGACCGTTGCCGCAGGCACCCAAGAGGTCGGCGTCACGTCGACGATCGACGCCGTTGACCGTTGGTGGCCGCGTGGCCACGGCGAGCAGCCCTTGTACGACGTCACAATCTCGGTGGCCGCAGGCAACCACAGCGACGAGCGCCAGACCCGAGTTGGCTTCCGGACAGTCACGATGAACGTTGCCCCTGACAAGGACGGCGGTCCGTTCATCCTGTCGGTCAACGACAAGCCGATCTACATCCACGGCGCCAACTGGATCCCCGACGACGCCCTGTTCACCCGGCAGACCCGCGAGACCTACGCCCGTAGCATCCAGGACGCGGTCGACGCCAACATGAACCTGCTCCGGGTCTGGGGCGGCGGCCTGTACGAGAGCGAAGACTTCTACGACATCTGCGACGAGGAGGGCGTGCTCGTCTGGCAGGACTTCCTCTTCGCCTGCGCGGCGTACTCCGAGGACGAACCGCTCTGGAGCGAGGTCGAGGCGGAGGCCCGCGAGGCCGTCACCCGGCTGAGCAGCCACGCCAGCCTCGCGCTCTGGAACGGCAACAACGAGAACATCTGGGGGTACGTCGAGTGGGGCTGGCGCAAGCCGCTGGCCGGCCGGGCGTGGGGTGAGGGCTACTACATGGACCTCCTCCCCCGCATCGTCGCCGAGCTCGACCCGCGTACGCCGTACTCGGCCGGCAGCCCGTTCTCGTACGACCGCTACATCCACCCGAACGACGAGCGCAACGGCACGATGCACATCTGGGACGTGTGGAATCAGGTCGACTACTCGACGTACCGCAAGTACAAGCCGCGGTTCGTCTCCGAGTTCGGCTTCCAGGGACCGCCCGCCTGGTCGACCCTCACGAGTGTCGTGCACGACGAGCCGCTCGACCCGTACGGCGAGCAGATGCTCGTGCACCAGAAGGCTTTCGAGGGCAACCTCAAGCTGGAGAAGGGGCTCGGCGATCACCTGCCGATGTGGAAGACGATGGACGACTGGCACTGGACCACGCAGCTCAACCAGGCGCGTGCGATTGCCTATGGCATCGAACACTTCCGCAGCCTGTTCCCGTTGAACACCGGCGCGATCGTCTGGCAGCTCAACGACAACTGGCCGGTCGTTTCGTGGGCCGCGGTCGATGGGCTCGGCGTGCGGAAGCCCCTGTGGCACACGTTGAAGCGCGTGTACGCCGATCGCCTGCTGTCCGTGCAACCGCGCGAAGATGGACTGGTGGTGGCTGCGCACAACGACACGGACGTTGCCTGGAGCACCGAGGTGACGGTCGCGCGACGCAGTACGGCGAAGGGTGGCGAGGTGCTCGCCAGCGAGACCTTCGTACTCGAGGTCGGAGCGCGGGACGGAGTGATCAACTCGTTGCCGGAGTCGGTGGCGACGGCCGGTGACGCGGCGGGTGAGTACATCGAGGTGCGGGCGGCTGGTGGCGGTACGGCGTACTGGTACTTCGTCGAGGACACACAACTGCAGGTCGTCGGCGACGCCTATACGTCCGAGGTCACCGCGACCCGCGACGGGTACGACGTGACCGTGACGGCGATCGCGCTGGCCAAGGACCTCGCGCTGTTCCCGGACCGGCTGGAGAAGGACGCCAAGGTCGACAGCTGCCTGATCACCCTCAGCGCGGGCGAGTCGCACACCTTCCACGTCACCAACGCCTCGGCTCCGGTGACGCCGATCGGCAAGCCGGTACTCCGCTCCGCCAACGACCTCATCGCGGAGTAA
- a CDS encoding TetR/AcrR family transcriptional regulator, whose product MPAKLDHEARRRDVSAAVWRVLAAEGFGGLTLRAVATELNATTGLVTHYFPSKQALIVHALELAEASTRSRAPVVDAAGGLEALRQALTAVLPLTPEGIEINRVWVSSWDAALANPELHAMEKARYRRWRARLKPLVEQAQADGDLPPDNPDDLVAALAAFTHGLVVQALFDPKTFTHKRLLRLLHSHLEALTPR is encoded by the coding sequence ATGCCGGCAAAGCTGGATCACGAGGCCCGACGACGAGACGTCTCCGCCGCCGTCTGGCGGGTGCTGGCCGCCGAAGGCTTCGGCGGCCTGACTCTGCGTGCCGTCGCAACAGAGCTGAACGCGACCACAGGCCTGGTCACGCACTACTTCCCCTCCAAACAGGCGCTCATCGTGCACGCGCTGGAGTTGGCGGAGGCGAGCACCCGATCGCGGGCCCCCGTCGTCGATGCGGCCGGCGGTCTGGAGGCACTCCGCCAGGCCCTGACCGCAGTACTGCCGCTCACTCCCGAGGGCATCGAGATCAACCGAGTCTGGGTCAGCTCCTGGGACGCTGCCCTGGCCAACCCCGAACTCCACGCCATGGAGAAGGCCCGCTATCGCCGCTGGAGAGCCCGCCTGAAGCCCCTCGTCGAACAAGCCCAAGCCGACGGCGACCTACCACCAGACAACCCCGACGACCTGGTGGCAGCCCTAGCCGCCTTCACTCACGGCCTCGTAGTACAAGCCCTCTTCGACCCGAAAACCTTCACCCACAAACGCCTGCTGCGGCTACTGCACTCACACCTCGAGGCGCTTACTCCGCGATGA
- a CDS encoding MsnO8 family LLM class oxidoreductase, which translates to MYSLATPGLPVSAHSVLDVVPQLPGQSAAAALRETVEVAQTADDLGYRRFWVAEQHGVRGAGGASPAVLAAVLAARTDRIRLGSGSVLLTNHRPLVVAEQFAALAAAYPSRIDLGVGRAPAVPPSTAAALGLTEKGWDSFPQRLDELCRFLRDGLPGRAPVGDVRLALAGLPPPVFVMTDNPASAQVAAVRGLPLFLGHHSAPAGTLASAAAYRDNFEPTGPTGKSYVGVTVAVVAADTDEDAVARLGEYVRVKSRLKTAANRATPAELMELLEPPITGRERLKAERLLNEPGYVVGTRSGVAAGLATVAASTGADELMLVPLAFDSLVRSAILRTVAAGLTRAIRSVPRHTPHFVATA; encoded by the coding sequence GTGTATAGCCTCGCGACGCCCGGACTCCCGGTCTCAGCCCACTCGGTACTCGATGTGGTGCCGCAGCTGCCTGGCCAGTCTGCCGCGGCGGCGCTTCGCGAGACCGTGGAGGTGGCTCAGACCGCCGATGACCTTGGCTACCGGAGGTTCTGGGTTGCAGAGCAGCATGGCGTCCGGGGTGCCGGTGGCGCAAGCCCTGCCGTGTTGGCCGCGGTACTGGCCGCTAGGACCGACCGGATCCGGTTGGGCTCGGGCAGTGTGCTGCTGACGAACCACCGGCCGCTGGTAGTCGCTGAACAGTTCGCGGCGCTGGCTGCGGCGTACCCGAGCCGGATCGACCTAGGTGTCGGCCGGGCGCCGGCTGTTCCGCCCAGTACTGCGGCTGCGCTTGGTCTGACCGAGAAGGGCTGGGATAGCTTCCCTCAGCGACTGGATGAGCTCTGCCGATTCCTCCGGGACGGTCTGCCGGGGCGTGCACCTGTTGGCGACGTACGGCTCGCCTTGGCCGGACTGCCGCCGCCTGTCTTCGTGATGACCGATAACCCAGCCAGCGCGCAGGTGGCCGCAGTACGGGGGCTTCCGCTCTTCCTGGGGCATCACAGCGCACCTGCGGGGACGCTGGCGTCGGCAGCGGCGTACCGGGACAACTTCGAGCCGACTGGGCCGACAGGGAAGTCGTACGTCGGGGTGACCGTGGCAGTGGTGGCCGCGGACACCGACGAGGACGCAGTCGCGCGGCTGGGGGAGTACGTGCGAGTGAAGTCGCGGCTGAAGACTGCGGCCAACAGGGCGACGCCGGCGGAGCTCATGGAGCTGCTGGAGCCGCCGATCACCGGGCGCGAGCGGCTCAAGGCCGAGCGGCTGCTGAACGAGCCCGGGTACGTCGTCGGCACCCGCTCTGGTGTTGCAGCGGGTCTGGCGACGGTTGCAGCCAGTACTGGCGCCGACGAGCTCATGCTGGTCCCACTGGCCTTCGACAGCCTCGTACGGTCGGCCATCCTCCGTACTGTCGCCGCAGGCCTCACCCGAGCCATCCGCAGCGTCCCCCGCCACACTCCCCACTTCGTGGCGACTGCCTGA
- a CDS encoding glutathionylspermidine synthase family protein, which yields MWRHSIKPRPGWKDKVVEQGLVFPMTDLPDGSQTPYWNESAWYEVTMDEVLHLERVTEELYEMCKHAASVMASGDRFSDAQLGLASGTLPMVRESLKRDDPSVYARFDLVWNGVEPKMLEINGDTPTGLVESAVIQWNWLEDVFPDADQWNSVHDRLVKWWGDHRAAGTFPGNEAHFFNSAAETTGEEAMTVAYMRDTAAMAGLATYGHEIEDLGWESEQRAFVDWGGRKIHTAFKLYPWEDMLDEEFGKYILSGLEREPVRWIEPIWKTMLSTKAILPILWELYPDHPNLLPAYFGTPGDLLEWVAKPLHGREGSNIRIHTITSTEDDVHDGPYDTDTMVYQEWSPLPSYEGNRAVIGSWIVDGVAAGMMVRESDGPVTDYYARFVPHAIGTEARPDEETIQKWLVE from the coding sequence ATGTGGCGGCACTCGATCAAGCCCCGCCCGGGCTGGAAGGACAAGGTCGTCGAGCAGGGGCTGGTGTTCCCGATGACGGACCTGCCCGACGGCAGCCAGACCCCGTACTGGAACGAGAGCGCCTGGTACGAGGTGACCATGGACGAGGTGCTGCACCTCGAACGGGTCACCGAGGAGCTCTACGAGATGTGCAAGCACGCCGCCTCGGTGATGGCCTCGGGTGACCGCTTCAGCGACGCCCAGCTCGGCCTGGCGTCCGGCACGCTGCCGATGGTCCGGGAGTCGCTGAAGCGCGACGACCCGTCGGTCTACGCGCGGTTCGACCTGGTCTGGAACGGGGTCGAGCCGAAGATGCTGGAGATCAACGGCGACACCCCGACCGGGCTGGTGGAGTCGGCGGTGATCCAGTGGAACTGGCTGGAGGACGTCTTCCCCGACGCCGACCAGTGGAACTCGGTGCACGACCGGCTGGTCAAGTGGTGGGGCGACCATCGGGCGGCCGGTACGTTCCCGGGCAACGAGGCGCACTTCTTCAACTCGGCCGCCGAGACCACCGGCGAAGAGGCGATGACAGTCGCCTACATGCGCGACACCGCCGCGATGGCCGGCCTGGCGACGTACGGGCACGAGATCGAGGACCTCGGCTGGGAGTCGGAGCAGCGTGCGTTCGTCGACTGGGGCGGGCGCAAGATCCACACCGCGTTCAAGCTCTACCCGTGGGAGGACATGCTCGACGAGGAGTTCGGCAAGTACATCCTGTCCGGGCTCGAGCGGGAGCCGGTGCGCTGGATCGAGCCGATCTGGAAGACGATGCTGTCCACCAAGGCGATCCTGCCGATCCTCTGGGAGCTCTACCCCGACCACCCGAACCTGCTCCCCGCGTACTTCGGTACGCCCGGCGATCTGCTCGAGTGGGTGGCCAAACCGCTGCACGGCCGGGAGGGCAGCAACATCCGGATCCACACCATCACCTCGACCGAGGACGATGTGCACGACGGGCCGTACGACACCGACACGATGGTCTACCAGGAGTGGAGCCCGCTGCCGTCGTACGAGGGCAACCGGGCCGTGATCGGCAGCTGGATCGTCGACGGCGTCGCGGCCGGCATGATGGTCCGCGAGTCCGACGGGCCGGTCACCGACTACTACGCGCGGTTCGTCCCGCACGCGATCGGCACCGAGGCCCGCCCGGACGAGGAGACCATCCAGAAATGGCTCGTGGAGTAA
- a CDS encoding APC family permease — protein sequence MTTTADSRSRGRSLRRDALGLGTSTAIGISSSAPAYSLAVAVGLLVAYVGTAAPMVLALSAVPVVLVTLCFRELNRAEPDCGTTFPWTEKAFGLGVGRMVGWTTVMACVLVMSNLAQVASVYTYVLFGLDGAADSRVAQAGLGAVFIIVMALLAYRGIQIAAWTQAILLTVEVVALLWFAINAFREAGTLSLPTDTGEGKWATGLLVAVFLYWGWDSSFSVNEETRDPRRTPAIAALIANGFLVILYVVVAWSAVAYAGVGPLADIADDDFFSVLSNDLLGTAGGKLLIGAVLVSALASTQTTILPTARTMLSMARRDAFPGQFARISTRFHTPSVSTLVFAVASLVIYVTLVLTSDAVLADAVGAVSVLVSIYYLATAIAVPVYFTGAIRGRVLQRVVVPLLAAASFVVVLVLAVSEVGTGPLVVVGVTMVVGALIMFSMKPPAEGEGRA from the coding sequence ATGACGACGACAGCTGATTCGCGGTCCCGTGGGCGGAGCCTGCGACGGGACGCACTGGGGTTGGGTACGTCCACCGCGATCGGGATCTCCTCCTCCGCGCCGGCGTACTCGCTGGCCGTAGCGGTCGGACTACTGGTCGCGTACGTCGGTACGGCGGCTCCCATGGTCCTGGCGCTCTCGGCGGTGCCGGTCGTCCTGGTCACGCTCTGCTTCCGGGAGCTGAACAGGGCCGAGCCTGACTGCGGTACGACGTTCCCGTGGACCGAGAAGGCGTTCGGCCTAGGTGTCGGCCGCATGGTCGGCTGGACCACGGTCATGGCCTGTGTGCTCGTCATGAGCAACCTGGCTCAGGTCGCGTCGGTCTACACCTACGTACTGTTCGGCCTGGACGGCGCAGCCGACTCCCGAGTGGCCCAGGCCGGCCTGGGCGCCGTGTTCATCATCGTGATGGCACTGCTCGCCTACCGCGGCATCCAGATCGCCGCCTGGACCCAGGCGATCCTGCTGACGGTAGAGGTCGTCGCACTGCTCTGGTTCGCCATCAATGCGTTCCGGGAGGCGGGCACCCTCAGCCTCCCGACGGACACCGGCGAGGGCAAGTGGGCGACCGGCCTACTGGTCGCAGTGTTCCTCTACTGGGGCTGGGACTCGTCCTTCAGCGTCAACGAGGAGACCCGCGACCCACGCCGCACCCCTGCCATCGCAGCACTCATCGCCAACGGCTTCCTGGTCATCCTGTACGTCGTAGTCGCCTGGTCCGCCGTCGCCTACGCAGGGGTTGGCCCACTAGCCGACATAGCCGACGACGACTTCTTCTCCGTCCTCAGCAACGACCTACTCGGTACTGCGGGCGGCAAGCTCCTCATCGGCGCAGTACTCGTCTCCGCCCTCGCCTCCACCCAGACGACCATCCTGCCGACCGCCCGGACGATGTTGTCGATGGCCCGGCGGGACGCGTTCCCAGGACAGTTCGCGCGGATCTCCACTCGCTTCCACACCCCCAGCGTCTCCACCTTGGTCTTCGCCGTGGCCAGCCTGGTCATCTACGTGACGCTGGTGCTCACCTCGGACGCAGTACTGGCCGATGCCGTCGGGGCCGTCTCTGTGCTCGTGTCGATCTACTACCTGGCCACTGCGATCGCAGTACCGGTGTACTTCACCGGGGCGATCAGGGGCCGGGTACTGCAGCGGGTAGTCGTCCCCTTGCTGGCGGCGGCGTCGTTCGTCGTAGTACTCGTCCTGGCCGTCTCTGAGGTCGGTACCGGGCCCCTGGTTGTCGTGGGTGTAACCATGGTGGTCGGCGCGCTGATCATGTTCTCGATGAAACCGCCGGCCGAGGGGGAAGGCAGGGCATGA